Part of the Paenibacillus sp. FSL R7-0273 genome is shown below.
GCCCCCGAAGCTGCAGCTGCTCATCGGATTCCTGCCCAAGCTCCAGCAGATTCCACTCCTTGCCCCATTTGGCCTCGCGCTCCAGTGCAGTCAGTCCTTCAACCTGGCCGTAGGCGCGCTCCCGGATCCGTTCATCCGGCTCAATCAGGGGAATCCCCAGCTTGGCAGCAATGATTCTACCTGTCTCTTCAGCGCGGGACAAGCCGCTCGTAACACAAAAATCCCAGCGGTAGGGCTCCTGCAGCAGCCGGTCACCGAGCATCTCAGCCTGCCTCCGGCCTTCCTCATTAAGCGGAATATCACTTTGTCCCTGAATTCTGCCTGCTGCGTTCCAATCCGTCAGTCCATGGCGTATCAAGCCGATCAGCATCGCCTATCATCCTTCCATCCAGTATGTTTTGCTTAATAATGTATCATGAATGCAAACAAATGTCTTCTTTTTGAAGGTTTATGGGGTTTTGTGATATGGTTTCAAGTGCGGATACACAAGTAGAAACGGCTTCGCCGTCCTTGAGGGAAGGCGGCAGCCGTTTCTGCGAGAAATATAAGGATTATTGATAGCGTCGAACATATAAAGCTTATATTTACAAAAAAGTCCGCTTTACCTGGGTAAAGGGACCTTGTCATTGTCTTCTGTAACGGTTAAGGCGGGTCAGCAGAAAAATCGACAGCGCCACACCCAGCGTAGATAATACCATCCAGTACTGCGGATGTGTCGGACCCATATTTACAACCAGCGGCTCAATAATCCCGCCTCCGGTTTCTGTGGCAGGATAAGAAGATGACCACTCCAGCGAAAGTCCGGCTACACCGGTCTCAATAATACCGCTCTGTGCGGAGCTGGTATTCGCAGAGGTCTTGAACATGGTGAAATACAGGAAGCTTGATAAAAACACAGCCAGAAAGCAGGCGATCCACAGGCTCAGCCGGCGGCGGAACACAGTTGTGCTGCCGGCAGACTTGCCGTCCCCGGGCATCAGCCAAGGGCTTTCCAGGTAAATCCGCTCCATAACCTTCTGATTGATAGCCTCGGCACGTTCCGTGCTGATCTCTATCCGTAAATCCTGCATAAGCTCGTTGCTCTCCTGCCATAATGCCCATTCGGCAGCACAATAAGAACAGCCGGCGATATGCCTTTCCAGCTCAATCCGCTTAGGGTCTGTGGGGGGAGCGTCCCACAACAGCGGAATGAAATCCTGCGCTTCCCTGCATTTCATAGGCCTTACACCCTCTCAGCCTGCTCTTCTGCCTCAGGCTCATAAAAGTAGGATTCGAGTTGGAGCTTCACACTGCTCCTTGCACGGAACAACAGTGATTTCACGGAGCTGACACTCTGATCCAAAATGACGGCAATTTCCTGATAATCCATCTGGTCATATTCACGCAGAATCAGCGCCGAACGCTGCTTCTCCGGAAGATTGTTAATGGCTTCGCGGACCAGATTCATCCGTTCCTTGCGCAGTGCAGCCTGTTCAGGAGCTACCTCTGGCGGTGCTACAGGCGTGTATCCGCTCTCTTCCAGTGATACATTTCCCGCACGGTTCTTGCGCAGCTCACTTAGCACAGTGTTGCGGGCAATAGTATACAGCCATGTAGAGAAAGAGGCATCCACTTCACGGAAGGAATGCAGGCTCCGGAACGCCTTGTAAAAGGTCTCTGAGCAAAGATCCTCTGCGATCAGCTCCATATGCGAATTTTTGAGCATATGATACACAAAAGCCAGTATCTTTCGTTGGTATCTTCGCATCAGTTCCGAGTATAGTTCTGTGTTACCTTGCTTAATTAACTGGATCAACTGGGAATCCGTCATGGTGAGTTCGGCCCTCCTCGCCCTTGCACGTTTATCCCCGCCCGGTCCGTATGTATATACCGGCTTGGGGTAAAAAAGTTGCGGTGATTCCTCCAAATTTGCAATATCATAAGCATGAAATAAGTTCCCTCGTGGATAAGGCAGTACTTCCTATGTATATTCAGCATCCGGGCAAATAAGATATGCTGTATGTAAATACAGAAATAAAAACGCATATTCATAAATTTCCAATAATGAAGTCTATAAACATACTTAACCAAGTATAGCATACATTCTATCAGGATGAAATTAGTAGACTTTTGTAAAGCTGTTCTCTACCTTTGTGCAGGAAAAAGTCGAAAG
Proteins encoded:
- a CDS encoding anti-sigma factor family protein, producing the protein MKCREAQDFIPLLWDAPPTDPKRIELERHIAGCSYCAAEWALWQESNELMQDLRIEISTERAEAINQKVMERIYLESPWLMPGDGKSAGSTTVFRRRLSLWIACFLAVFLSSFLYFTMFKTSANTSSAQSGIIETGVAGLSLEWSSSYPATETGGGIIEPLVVNMGPTHPQYWMVLSTLGVALSIFLLTRLNRYRRQ
- a CDS encoding histidine phosphatase family protein translates to MLIGLIRHGLTDWNAAGRIQGQSDIPLNEEGRRQAEMLGDRLLQEPYRWDFCVTSGLSRAEETGRIIAAKLGIPLIEPDERIRERAYGQVEGLTALEREAKWGKEWNLLELGQESDEQLQLRGLAFMEDITARYPDSNILVISHGGFLAQLYVALYKDKYTERLGNLSLTIIEKSEQEWNALLYNCTRHILQNQR
- a CDS encoding RNA polymerase sigma factor, with amino-acid sequence MTDSQLIQLIKQGNTELYSELMRRYQRKILAFVYHMLKNSHMELIAEDLCSETFYKAFRSLHSFREVDASFSTWLYTIARNTVLSELRKNRAGNVSLEESGYTPVAPPEVAPEQAALRKERMNLVREAINNLPEKQRSALILREYDQMDYQEIAVILDQSVSSVKSLLFRARSSVKLQLESYFYEPEAEEQAERV